One genomic window of Desulfurobacterium indicum includes the following:
- a CDS encoding ribonuclease HII, translating into MDDKEKIISFERKLWQSGERYVVGIDEAGRGPLAGPVVAAAVIFPERISPFIFRDSKKLSEKQRKSLFFEIFEKAISVGVGFADSIEIDEINILNATKLAMMRAVESLSVKPDFAITDAVFLLPFGKNQLNLVKGDEKSLSCAAASIIAKVTRDFIMESLHQIFPEYNFKKHKGYPTKEHINLLKENGTSPVHRRSFGRVRECKPGRRRGKDCFPVSAQERLRYFEDKFQELLRGN; encoded by the coding sequence GTGGATGACAAAGAAAAAATAATTTCTTTTGAACGTAAACTGTGGCAGTCTGGTGAAAGATATGTTGTTGGTATAGATGAGGCAGGACGGGGTCCCCTTGCGGGTCCCGTTGTTGCTGCCGCAGTTATCTTTCCGGAGAGGATCTCGCCTTTTATCTTTAGAGATTCAAAAAAACTTTCCGAGAAGCAGAGGAAATCTCTTTTTTTTGAAATTTTTGAAAAGGCTATATCTGTTGGTGTTGGTTTTGCCGATAGTATTGAAATAGATGAAATAAACATTTTAAATGCAACAAAGTTAGCGATGATGAGAGCAGTTGAATCTTTATCCGTAAAACCTGATTTTGCAATTACCGATGCGGTTTTTCTTCTTCCTTTTGGAAAGAATCAACTTAACCTTGTTAAAGGCGATGAAAAAAGCCTGTCCTGTGCAGCTGCGAGCATCATAGCCAAAGTTACCAGGGATTTTATAATGGAATCACTCCATCAAATATTTCCAGAATATAACTTTAAAAAACATAAAGGTTATCCTACGAAGGAGCATATAAATCTTTTGAAGGAAAATGGAACTTCACCTGTTCATAGGAGGAGTTTTGGCCGGGTTAGAGAGTGTAAACCTGGGAGAAGAAGGGGAAAAGATTGCTTCCCGGTATCTGCTCAGGAAAGGTTACGTTATTTTGAAGACAAATTTCAAGAGTTATTGCGGGGAAATTGA
- a CDS encoding N-acetyltransferase, with protein MIRKATIKDAEAIQFLINEYAKKGLMLPRSLNSIYESIRDFFVYEEDGKILGVCALTVVWDNLAEVRSLAVHPERVRQGIGSALVESCLKDAEVLGINRIFTLTYQIEFFKKLGFEQIDKNALPQKIWRDCINCVKFPNCDETAMEIRTGGDE; from the coding sequence ATAATAAGAAAAGCAACAATAAAAGATGCGGAAGCCATACAGTTCCTCATTAATGAATATGCAAAAAAGGGATTGATGCTACCTCGTTCTTTAAACAGTATTTATGAAAGCATAAGGGACTTCTTCGTTTACGAGGAAGATGGAAAAATTCTGGGCGTATGTGCGTTGACTGTTGTCTGGGATAATCTTGCCGAGGTTCGTTCTCTTGCAGTCCATCCGGAACGGGTAAGGCAGGGAATAGGTTCGGCGCTTGTTGAAAGTTGTCTTAAAGATGCTGAAGTTCTTGGAATAAACAGGATATTCACACTTACCTATCAGATTGAGTTTTTTAAGAAATTGGGTTTTGAACAGATAGATAAAAATGCACTGCCGCAAAAGATATGGCGTGACTGCATAAATTGTGTAAAGTTTCCAAACTGTGACGAAACGGCCATGGAAATTAGAACAGGAGGAGATGAATGA
- a CDS encoding DUF4332 domain-containing protein — protein sequence MAKKITEIEGIGSAYAEKLAQIGITSVEELLEKGATAKGREEIAEKTGISKKVILNWVNRADLMRVKGIGEEYADLLEAAGVDSVPELARRNPENLYQKLKEVNEQKKLVRQIPSVKQIEKWIAQAKELPKKVTH from the coding sequence ATGGCAAAAAAAATTACAGAAATCGAAGGAATCGGAAGTGCCTATGCCGAAAAACTGGCACAAATAGGTATAACTTCCGTGGAAGAACTGCTTGAAAAAGGAGCTACAGCAAAAGGAAGAGAGGAGATTGCCGAAAAAACCGGAATATCTAAAAAAGTAATTTTGAACTGGGTAAACAGAGCAGACCTTATGCGCGTTAAAGGCATCGGAGAAGAATATGCAGATCTTTTGGAAGCAGCTGGCGTTGATAGCGTTCCTGAACTTGCAAGGAGAAATCCAGAAAACCTTTATCAGAAATTAAAAGAAGTTAACGAGCAAAAGAAACTGGTACGCCAGATTCCAAGTGTAAAACAGATAGAAAAATGGATAGCACAGGCAAAAGAACTTCCTAAAAAAGTTACACATTAA
- a CDS encoding 4Fe-4S binding protein: protein MNVRKIRWLVQTAFFLLVVYGVYKYAQFVYYGAVRPDFMDGFCPISGVYDIIMKIRSGVTDPFHPAAMAIMVAAIVTTFILGKGFCSFICPVGTIQDYITFVRNKLSFFKKIDNFGEKIKSWKFYNFIDYSLRSIKFILLAWILYIIFQIPAQMMAMMNQNINATADIELFKFWIELFKGNRPVVALILAIIVLLSVIIPRFWCKYLCPLGAFYGIFNLFSFTHLRRCPEKCNNCKLCSKCIVGLKPYKSVEFNNTECTMCLDCRSACNKNAVRLQILGREIPSLLYPALLVGTFMGVIFLFMYSGVWHSQLSKRDEAFLILKQGFNVKWAKELLMK from the coding sequence ATGAATGTAAGAAAAATCAGATGGCTCGTTCAGACCGCTTTTTTTCTTCTGGTAGTTTACGGAGTCTATAAGTATGCTCAATTTGTCTACTACGGTGCAGTCCGTCCCGATTTTATGGATGGTTTCTGTCCTATTTCCGGCGTTTATGACATCATTATGAAAATTAGAAGTGGAGTAACGGATCCTTTTCATCCTGCTGCAATGGCGATAATGGTAGCTGCGATAGTTACAACGTTTATTTTGGGTAAGGGGTTTTGCAGTTTCATCTGTCCTGTTGGAACAATTCAAGATTATATCACTTTTGTTAGAAATAAGCTCTCTTTTTTTAAAAAGATTGATAATTTTGGAGAAAAGATAAAGAGCTGGAAGTTTTATAACTTTATTGATTATTCTTTACGCTCAATTAAATTTATTTTACTTGCCTGGATTTTATACATTATCTTTCAAATACCCGCTCAGATGATGGCTATGATGAATCAAAATATCAATGCCACTGCCGATATTGAACTTTTTAAATTCTGGATTGAACTTTTCAAAGGTAATAGGCCGGTGGTTGCTCTTATACTTGCGATAATAGTGCTCCTTTCCGTTATTATTCCGAGATTTTGGTGCAAATATCTGTGCCCTTTAGGTGCGTTTTACGGAATTTTCAATTTGTTTTCTTTTACACACCTTAGAAGGTGCCCAGAGAAGTGTAACAATTGCAAACTGTGTTCAAAATGCATTGTGGGACTTAAACCTTATAAAAGTGTTGAATTTAATAATACAGAATGCACTATGTGCCTTGATTGTAGAAGTGCCTGCAATAAAAATGCTGTGAGGCTTCAAATTTTGGGTAGGGAAATTCCCTCATTACTTTATCCTGCCCTTTTGGTAGGAACTTTTATGGGAGTTATTTTTCTGTTTATGTACTCTGGAGTGTGGCACTCTCAACTTTCTAAGAGGGATGAGGCTTTTCTAATTTTGAAACAGGGATTTAACGTTAAGTGGGCTAAAGAACTGTTGATGAAGTGA
- the rplS gene encoding 50S ribosomal protein L19, producing the protein MDELLNVVKEKYVAKVPLPDFRPGDTVRVYVKVKEGDKERVQAFEGVVIRKRGNGTDGTFTVRKVSYGIGVERIFPFNATVIEKVEVLKRGIVRRARLYYLRERKGKAARIKEKKEWMTKKK; encoded by the coding sequence ATGGACGAACTTTTAAATGTGGTTAAAGAAAAGTATGTCGCGAAAGTCCCTCTTCCTGACTTCAGACCTGGAGATACTGTAAGAGTTTACGTTAAAGTAAAAGAAGGTGACAAAGAGAGAGTCCAGGCATTTGAAGGTGTAGTTATCAGAAAGAGAGGAAACGGAACAGACGGAACGTTTACAGTAAGAAAAGTTTCCTACGGAATCGGTGTTGAGAGAATTTTTCCATTTAATGCTACGGTAATTGAGAAAGTTGAGGTTCTCAAGAGAGGTATTGTGAGAAGAGCAAGACTCTACTACCTCAGAGAGCGTAAAGGTAAAGCTGCAAGAATTAAAGAGAAGAAAGAGTGGATGACAAAGAAAAAATAA
- the infB gene encoding translation initiation factor IF-2: MAKTRVYQLAKELGMSSKELIEKLKNELDIQVKNAQSGLDEKQVMLVKEFIKPPERKSAPKRKEKSVEQKKESVKIEKVEKTETPAEKPVFEKEVKPLKPNIPSERKEQQEERKSEREVRRERRPKDKKDKKDVRILSPEELAKRRRRRRPPRRRDEERGERSPRERRDKKHLQRDRKRSASMPKKEEKITREQLEKLVASTKEQREKEKPKTEEAIIAEKKREEKERESEKHFMELMRKIEEKNRAKAKKRKKKKKKEEKSEEIPFEQLSEEEQLQRLIEEEEKAKTVIVPEVISVRELAEKMGEDPNKLIADLISLGKFVTINQAIDFETVSKLVEKYGKVAKLEGAEEEEAILEAELEEAEDKPENLKPRPPVVTIMGHVDHGKTTLLDYIRNTKVAEREAGGITQHIGASIVEVDTSEGKKKITFLDTPGHEAFTAMRARGAQVTDIAVLVVAADDGVMPQTIEAINHAQAAGVPIIVAINKIDKPGANPDRVKQELTQHGLIPEDWGGTTIMVPVSAKTGEGVDELLEMISLQAELMELKANPDKKARGVVLEAKLDKQRGPVATLLVQSGTLKVGDPIVAGLYAGKIRAMFDDKGRSVKEAGPSMAVEVLGIEDVPLAGDKFYVVKDEKTARKIAEKRQELARESALEKEKRVSLEDLFAQIQEGEVKELNIVLKADAQGSIEAIRKSLEELSTDEVKVKIIHAGVGPITENDVMLAAASNAIIVGFNVRPDSAARKAAEREKVDMRTYRVIYDIVDEVKKAMQGLLQPEEKEVYLGSAEVRATFKVPKVGTVAGCYVKDGVIRRNANVRLVRDGVIIYDGKIASLKRFKDDVREVQAGYECGLGLENFNDIKVGDVVECYTIETVEREL; the protein is encoded by the coding sequence TTGGCTAAGACGAGAGTGTATCAGCTTGCGAAAGAACTTGGAATGAGTTCAAAAGAGCTGATAGAAAAACTTAAAAATGAACTTGATATTCAGGTTAAAAACGCCCAGTCAGGACTTGATGAAAAGCAGGTAATGCTTGTTAAAGAATTCATTAAGCCTCCTGAAAGGAAATCTGCTCCTAAAAGAAAAGAAAAGAGTGTTGAACAGAAAAAAGAATCTGTAAAAATAGAAAAAGTTGAAAAAACGGAAACGCCTGCTGAAAAACCTGTTTTTGAAAAGGAAGTTAAGCCTTTAAAGCCAAATATTCCTTCTGAAAGAAAGGAGCAGCAGGAAGAGAGAAAGTCAGAAAGAGAAGTGAGAAGAGAAAGAAGGCCTAAAGATAAAAAAGATAAAAAAGACGTTAGGATATTGTCTCCGGAAGAGCTTGCTAAAAGACGTAGAAGACGCCGTCCTCCTCGTAGAAGAGATGAAGAGAGAGGAGAACGAAGTCCAAGAGAGAGAAGAGACAAAAAGCATCTTCAGAGAGACAGGAAACGTTCTGCTTCTATGCCCAAAAAAGAAGAGAAAATTACAAGAGAACAACTTGAAAAGTTAGTTGCATCAACAAAAGAGCAGAGAGAGAAAGAAAAACCGAAAACAGAAGAGGCAATAATTGCCGAGAAGAAAAGAGAAGAAAAAGAGAGAGAAAGTGAGAAGCATTTTATGGAGCTTATGCGTAAGATAGAAGAGAAAAACAGGGCAAAAGCGAAAAAACGTAAGAAGAAGAAAAAGAAAGAAGAAAAGTCCGAAGAGATTCCTTTTGAGCAGCTCTCTGAAGAAGAACAACTTCAGAGACTCATTGAAGAGGAAGAGAAAGCCAAAACGGTTATTGTTCCGGAAGTTATTTCTGTTAGAGAGCTTGCCGAAAAGATGGGCGAAGACCCTAACAAGCTTATCGCAGACCTTATATCTCTTGGTAAGTTTGTGACCATTAACCAGGCAATAGATTTTGAAACGGTAAGTAAGCTTGTTGAAAAATACGGAAAAGTTGCGAAGCTTGAAGGTGCGGAAGAAGAAGAGGCTATACTTGAAGCCGAACTTGAAGAGGCAGAAGACAAACCTGAAAACCTCAAGCCGAGGCCACCTGTTGTAACAATAATGGGCCACGTTGACCACGGAAAGACGACACTTCTTGACTATATAAGGAACACAAAAGTTGCCGAGCGTGAAGCCGGTGGAATTACGCAGCATATTGGTGCTTCAATCGTTGAAGTTGATACGAGCGAAGGTAAGAAAAAGATTACCTTCCTTGACACGCCAGGACACGAAGCCTTCACCGCAATGAGGGCAAGGGGAGCGCAGGTAACAGATATTGCCGTTCTTGTCGTTGCGGCAGATGACGGCGTTATGCCTCAAACTATAGAGGCCATAAACCATGCTCAGGCTGCAGGAGTACCTATAATCGTTGCGATTAACAAGATAGATAAGCCAGGAGCAAATCCTGATAGGGTAAAGCAGGAATTAACTCAGCACGGACTTATTCCTGAAGATTGGGGTGGTACAACCATAATGGTGCCTGTTTCTGCGAAAACAGGAGAAGGTGTAGATGAACTTCTTGAGATGATTTCACTTCAGGCAGAGCTTATGGAGCTTAAAGCTAATCCTGATAAAAAGGCTCGTGGCGTTGTTCTTGAGGCCAAGCTTGATAAACAGAGAGGTCCTGTTGCAACATTATTGGTACAGTCAGGAACGCTCAAAGTCGGTGATCCGATTGTTGCCGGTCTCTACGCAGGCAAGATAAGAGCCATGTTTGATGATAAAGGGAGGTCTGTTAAAGAGGCAGGACCTTCAATGGCTGTTGAGGTTCTTGGCATTGAAGATGTGCCTCTTGCCGGTGATAAATTCTATGTTGTTAAGGATGAAAAGACGGCAAGGAAAATAGCAGAGAAAAGACAGGAGCTTGCCAGAGAATCTGCTCTTGAAAAAGAAAAGAGGGTATCCCTTGAAGATCTTTTTGCTCAGATACAGGAAGGTGAAGTTAAAGAACTTAACATCGTTCTCAAGGCTGATGCTCAAGGTTCAATAGAGGCTATACGTAAATCTCTTGAAGAGCTTTCAACAGATGAAGTTAAAGTTAAGATAATACATGCAGGTGTTGGTCCTATAACTGAAAATGATGTTATGCTTGCAGCAGCGTCAAATGCCATTATTGTTGGATTTAACGTTAGGCCTGATTCTGCTGCCAGAAAAGCGGCAGAAAGAGAAAAGGTTGATATGCGTACTTACCGTGTTATTTACGATATCGTTGATGAAGTCAAGAAAGCTATGCAAGGTCTTCTCCAGCCTGAAGAAAAAGAGGTTTACCTTGGAAGTGCTGAAGTAAGAGCAACGTTTAAAGTGCCAAAAGTTGGAACTGTTGCCGGTTGTTACGTTAAAGACGGTGTTATAAGAAGGAATGCCAATGTGAGACTTGTGAGGGATGGTGTCATCATTTACGACGGTAAGATTGCATCCTTAAAGAGATTTAAAGATGACGTCAGGGAAGTTCAGGCAGGATACGAGTGCGGTCTTGGGCTTGAAAACTTTAACGACATTAAGGTCGGTGATGTTGTTGAGTGTTATACGATAGAAACTGTTGAGAGAGAGCTATAA
- a CDS encoding DUF4282 domain-containing protein, which yields MELLEILFDFKFSKFITTKVAGVTLGIAYLAETLFALAALLGSSREGVAAFIGTFIAVIIILPMAMVGTRVWMEGMISLIKVAEESSKIRELLEKKVDSN from the coding sequence ATGGAATTGCTTGAAATACTTTTCGACTTTAAGTTTTCAAAATTTATAACAACAAAAGTAGCAGGAGTTACGTTGGGCATCGCTTACCTTGCAGAAACCTTATTTGCCCTTGCCGCTTTACTCGGAAGCTCAAGAGAAGGCGTCGCTGCTTTCATAGGAACATTTATCGCTGTAATCATCATTCTTCCGATGGCCATGGTCGGAACAAGAGTATGGATGGAGGGAATGATCAGCCTCATAAAAGTAGCCGAAGAAAGCTCAAAAATTAGAGAACTTCTAGAGAAAAAAGTTGATTCAAATTAA
- a CDS encoding YraN family protein — protein MKTNFKSYCGEIDLIAFDSYTETLIFVEVKLRSKGSLSLPEEAVTAEKIRRIKKAALKFLDTYRSSFRGMRFDVIGIEKDGEKIKVNHIENAF, from the coding sequence TTGAAGACAAATTTCAAGAGTTATTGCGGGGAAATTGATCTTATTGCCTTTGATTCCTATACGGAAACATTGATTTTTGTGGAAGTAAAGTTAAGAAGTAAAGGTTCTTTGAGCTTACCGGAGGAAGCAGTTACTGCTGAAAAGATAAGAAGGATAAAAAAAGCAGCTTTGAAGTTTCTGGATACTTACAGAAGCAGCTTTCGTGGTATGCGATTTGATGTTATAGGCATTGAAAAAGATGGGGAGAAAATAAAAGTTAATCACATAGAAAACGCCTTTTAA
- the tyrS gene encoding tyrosine--tRNA ligase, whose product MNPEKQLEIIKRGVAEIIGEEELLEKLKKGKVLKVKAGFDPTAPDLHLGHTVLLWKLRDFQELGHTVYFLIGDFTAMIGDPTGKSETRPPLTREEVLKNAETYAQQVYKILDPEKTVVVFNSEWLSGMSSADLIRLASKYTVARMLERDDFAKRFAENRPIHIHEFLYPLLQGYDSVALEADVELGGTDQKFNLLVGRHLQREYGKSQQTCIMMPILEGLDGVQKMSKSLGNYIGIMEDPKEQFGKVMRISDELMWRYYELVTRLPQEEIEKMKNEVAEGKLHPMEAKKKLAEIIVSTFHGEEAAKEARAHFERVFSKRELPEEIPEPEVKLPENPIWLPRLLKEAGLVKSTSEGRRQIKGGGVRIDGEKVLDENKKVDVFEKELILQVGKRRFARIKPENVKIAGE is encoded by the coding sequence ATGAATCCTGAAAAGCAACTTGAGATTATAAAAAGAGGCGTTGCTGAAATTATTGGAGAAGAGGAACTCCTTGAAAAATTAAAAAAAGGGAAGGTTTTGAAGGTAAAAGCTGGCTTTGACCCGACGGCTCCGGATCTTCACCTTGGACATACGGTATTGCTCTGGAAGTTGAGAGATTTTCAAGAGTTAGGGCACACGGTTTATTTCCTTATAGGTGATTTTACGGCGATGATTGGCGATCCTACCGGGAAAAGCGAAACGAGACCACCTTTAACGAGGGAAGAGGTTTTAAAGAATGCTGAAACTTATGCCCAGCAAGTTTACAAGATTCTTGATCCTGAAAAAACAGTTGTTGTTTTCAACAGTGAATGGCTTTCTGGAATGTCTTCGGCAGATCTTATAAGGCTTGCTTCAAAATATACAGTTGCACGTATGCTTGAAAGAGATGATTTTGCAAAAAGGTTTGCTGAGAACAGGCCGATTCACATTCACGAATTTTTGTATCCCCTTTTACAGGGTTATGACTCTGTTGCTCTTGAAGCTGATGTTGAGCTTGGAGGAACTGATCAAAAGTTTAATCTGCTCGTAGGGAGACATCTTCAAAGAGAATATGGCAAATCCCAGCAGACCTGCATAATGATGCCCATTCTTGAGGGACTTGACGGTGTTCAGAAGATGAGTAAGTCTCTTGGAAACTACATCGGCATAATGGAAGATCCGAAAGAGCAGTTCGGTAAGGTCATGAGGATTTCCGATGAGCTCATGTGGCGTTACTATGAGCTTGTTACAAGGCTGCCTCAGGAAGAAATAGAAAAGATGAAGAATGAGGTAGCCGAAGGAAAGCTTCATCCTATGGAAGCTAAAAAGAAGCTTGCTGAAATTATTGTTTCGACATTCCACGGAGAAGAAGCTGCAAAAGAAGCAAGAGCACATTTTGAGAGAGTTTTCTCAAAGAGAGAGCTTCCAGAAGAGATTCCCGAACCAGAGGTTAAGCTACCGGAAAATCCTATATGGCTTCCGAGACTTTTAAAGGAAGCGGGGCTTGTCAAGAGTACGTCTGAAGGTAGGAGACAAATAAAAGGTGGTGGTGTCAGGATAGATGGAGAGAAGGTCCTTGATGAGAACAAAAAAGTTGATGTTTTTGAAAAAGAGTTAATCCTTCAAGTTGGAAAGAGAAGGTTTGCCAGAATAAAACCGGAAAATGTGAAAATAGCAGGAGAATAA